The Caulifigura coniformis genome includes a region encoding these proteins:
- a CDS encoding ABC transporter permease, whose translation MTLPSIIWNELRSRPWAAFSNGLAILLGVAALVAIRHVTVASEHDVSRQLSQLGANILVLPAEATLQDYYAADQNSGTIPEEHVSEIYLAGLTGVEQVSPRLNVQARLEDVPVTLTGILPQSELTAQTTWQTTAAFTAPKAHEGCEKAKLTTSQLEGTDSLVTHRAIQNLKPNEVILGADVAERSAAVTGQTVNLLGKPFKILGILPTTGTVDDSRVFAHLHTVQDASNSGPVCNAIEVIGCCEDAAGGLVPELRKLLPKTKVVTISQVVQTQVGVNRLMSNTSWFVLAVLVIVGGTSLAGAITANVRERRREIGTLMALGATPHFVQRLFLGKALVLGLVAGTIGSVVGLTVAVSAGPAWAHVAVSVLPATTLLAIVIATCLALVSAWWPARKAAALDPCLCFQEV comes from the coding sequence ATGACACTACCGTCGATAATCTGGAACGAGCTCCGATCCCGCCCCTGGGCTGCCTTTTCAAACGGCCTGGCGATTCTGCTTGGAGTGGCAGCCCTGGTTGCGATTCGTCACGTAACGGTTGCTTCCGAACATGACGTCTCGCGGCAACTGTCTCAGCTCGGAGCCAATATTCTGGTCCTGCCCGCCGAAGCGACGCTTCAGGACTACTATGCCGCGGATCAAAATAGTGGCACGATCCCGGAAGAGCACGTCTCAGAGATCTATCTAGCCGGCCTGACAGGCGTTGAACAAGTCTCTCCCCGGCTCAACGTACAAGCCCGTCTAGAAGATGTCCCGGTGACTCTGACGGGCATTTTGCCCCAGTCGGAGTTGACTGCTCAAACCACGTGGCAGACGACCGCAGCGTTCACCGCGCCGAAAGCCCACGAAGGCTGTGAGAAGGCAAAGCTGACGACGTCCCAACTTGAGGGAACGGACTCCCTGGTCACCCACCGCGCAATTCAGAATCTGAAACCGAACGAAGTGATCCTGGGAGCTGACGTTGCAGAACGCTCGGCGGCGGTTACCGGTCAAACGGTGAACCTACTGGGTAAGCCCTTCAAGATCCTCGGGATTCTTCCGACAACCGGGACGGTCGATGACTCGCGAGTCTTTGCGCACCTGCACACGGTTCAGGATGCGTCCAACAGCGGACCAGTCTGTAACGCGATCGAAGTCATCGGATGCTGTGAAGACGCAGCGGGAGGACTCGTTCCTGAGCTGCGCAAGCTCTTGCCAAAGACCAAAGTGGTTACGATCTCACAGGTGGTTCAGACGCAGGTGGGAGTCAATCGGCTCATGTCGAACACCTCGTGGTTCGTACTGGCGGTGCTCGTCATCGTCGGCGGAACCAGCCTTGCTGGAGCGATCACTGCGAACGTTCGAGAGCGGCGGCGCGAGATCGGAACGCTTATGGCCCTTGGGGCAACACCACATTTTGTCCAGAGACTGTTTCTCGGGAAGGCGTTGGTGCTTGGCCTCGTCGCTGGAACGATCGGCAGCGTGGTTGGCCTGACCGTCGCCGTCTCAGCGGGTCCTGCTTGGGCACATGTCGCGGTGTCAGTCCTTCCCGCAACCACGCTGCTCGCGATTGTGATCGCGACCTGCCTCGCACTCGTTTCGGCTTGGTGGCCTGCACGGAAGGCGGCCGCCCTCGATCCCTGCCTTTGCTTCCAGGAGGTCTAA
- a CDS encoding PadR family transcriptional regulator, which produces MKQADDLLKHFYGGFIRLHILYHAAKEEIFGVEMMRELRRHGYRMGPGTLYPILHDLHKSGYLVSTESVVKGKRRKNYRITPKGARLMSA; this is translated from the coding sequence ATGAAGCAGGCCGACGACCTCCTGAAGCACTTCTACGGCGGATTTATCCGTCTTCATATCCTTTATCACGCCGCCAAAGAAGAAATCTTCGGCGTCGAGATGATGCGGGAACTTCGCCGCCACGGGTATCGCATGGGGCCCGGCACCCTCTATCCCATCCTGCACGACCTCCACAAATCCGGCTACCTGGTCAGCACCGAATCCGTCGTCAAAGGCAAACGCCGGAAGAATTACCGGATCACGCCCAAGGGGGCCCGGCTGATGTCGGCCG
- a CDS encoding ABC transporter ATP-binding protein translates to MFRFENVIKQYCRRGEQVTALQCENLSIAKGDYVAIVGPSGSGKTTLLSLLGGMLSPTSGRVWLENTSIYDLPATSRSALRSQRMGFVFQTFNLIPYLTALQNVQIPLCLLQLDRSEQERRAAAALERFGLGERLHHRPAELSVGQQQRVALARTLVNDPQIILADEPTGNLDPESRETVLGAFDTVHGEGRTVITVTHDPVAAARASKTLTLRQGLLTSRESVAVRHRQSA, encoded by the coding sequence ATGTTTCGTTTTGAGAACGTGATAAAACAGTACTGCCGGCGTGGTGAGCAGGTCACGGCGCTACAGTGCGAGAACCTCTCGATTGCCAAAGGCGACTACGTCGCGATCGTTGGCCCAAGCGGCAGCGGGAAAACAACGCTTCTGTCTTTGCTCGGAGGAATGCTGTCTCCGACCTCGGGGAGAGTCTGGTTGGAGAATACGTCGATCTACGACCTGCCTGCGACTTCTCGTTCCGCGTTGCGCAGTCAGCGAATGGGGTTTGTTTTCCAGACTTTCAACCTGATTCCGTACCTCACAGCTCTGCAGAACGTGCAGATACCTCTCTGCTTGTTGCAGTTGGATCGGTCCGAGCAAGAGCGCCGTGCCGCAGCGGCGCTCGAACGTTTCGGTCTCGGAGAGCGGTTACATCATCGACCAGCCGAACTGAGCGTTGGGCAGCAGCAACGTGTCGCACTGGCCAGGACCTTGGTCAACGATCCCCAAATCATTCTCGCCGATGAACCGACGGGGAATCTCGATCCAGAAAGTCGCGAGACGGTTCTTGGAGCATTTGACACAGTCCACGGCGAAGGCCGGACAGTGATCACCGTCACGCATGATCCGGTTGCTGCTGCCCGCGCCTCTAAGACGCTGACGCTTCGCCAGGGATTGCTGACGAGTCGTGAGTCGGTCGCGGTGCGCCATCGCCAGTCTGCGTAA
- a CDS encoding WD40 repeat domain-containing serine/threonine-protein kinase — translation MSRSENDRPSAKQIFTSALALTDPAARLAYLDRICGPTGALRQQVAGLLAAAGDGPRENPLDAMVEAFRPKATVHAATVLQTGDDPPPRRDIGPYKLLEQIGEGGFGTVYMAAQTAPLRRTVALKILKPGMGSKEILARFEAERQALAMMDHPNIARVLDAGSTSDGLPYFVMELVRGVPVTEYCDAARLTTDERLALFIDICRAVQHAHQKGIIHRDLKPTNVLVTMHDDKAVPKVIDFGIAKALSRQLTDRTLFTGYQQMLGTPLYMSPEQAQMSGIDVDTRSDVYSLGVMLYELLTGTTPFDRASLKNASYDDLRRMILEREPPRPSARVTTLDAAARSTIADCRRIDQRRFSDELRGELDWIVIKALEKDRTRRYQSATALAEDVGRYLSHQPVEACPPSAGYRFRKFAHRNRALLATSAIVSIAMLLGTAATGWQAYRAVIAEGAAETRSRQLTQANAELMTANSELTLAKERIERQASDRQASLVSTLLEKGISQYREGRIEGLLTLLEARRAASGAANLERQSAEILSVASFLLPGSVEDVLSEPLASAISDDGRLIAWCDARQVHLKDVETGVERRLEVDAEGLAIAEKSHGDHHDVLGMAFTADGRFLALNNPEQGVVRVWDLTRPDRRPMSRSHPSSDLETDRSPIIYGERSLAFTPDSSRLVTIDRRGVMCLWGLGEGDEQSPAMTFDSHLTSVEVSPTGRYVAVCESDENQPDARPRRIHRVDLEQWGQVDQWITGERTLKFADAQFVDDGDQILTFDPDFISRWDLMQQKRMYRIRMPAYCEDIAVSRSRNRFAAGLRDGTALLAELSTGAPLDTRLEHGGGGVRRVRFSPGEDWAATAGHDGTVQFWSLHQKAPRRVALWPQFGTVDQLHAAKDSGLLLSKARTRDGSQSAEVVVRRFPEDCSQSVAERPPRTSGFVPDKEFERFLTFNRELTEVQIVSRDPMAIRTGPRVVQSEGRFWSCQFHPDGRHILVCEEDVPGPSGTITLRMWDLTTEQYTGFEYTLTGNEAKIGAFINERECLYCPISWAVQVIDSSSGKIVREINLQGRGQGTSVCPARTEFCVGESSGQVRFYHLTTLEPSMPSLKLPGPVSSVCYSSDGQWLATVCSLRTHSELSFWNLGGKVPQGPIVMQTPYSGGTIYPWGERRFVFAAGDEIRTIELPAAQQDLESSELATWVATGLRQEPTGEVRLISSLEYRALRKRWNEIRKSAIVSRHADGELNGNSPAR, via the coding sequence ATGTCTCGATCCGAGAACGATCGCCCTTCGGCCAAACAGATCTTCACCTCGGCGCTGGCCCTGACGGATCCGGCCGCGCGACTGGCGTATCTCGACCGCATCTGCGGGCCGACCGGCGCCCTGCGGCAGCAGGTAGCGGGCCTCCTCGCTGCCGCAGGCGACGGTCCCCGCGAAAACCCGCTGGATGCGATGGTGGAGGCCTTCAGGCCGAAAGCAACCGTGCACGCGGCGACCGTCCTGCAGACCGGCGACGACCCGCCTCCGCGGCGCGACATCGGGCCCTACAAACTCCTGGAGCAGATCGGCGAGGGAGGTTTCGGCACTGTCTACATGGCCGCGCAGACCGCGCCGCTCAGGCGGACGGTGGCCCTCAAGATCCTCAAGCCCGGAATGGGATCGAAGGAGATCCTGGCCCGCTTCGAAGCCGAGCGTCAGGCGCTGGCGATGATGGATCATCCCAACATCGCCCGCGTGCTCGATGCCGGCAGCACGTCCGACGGCCTCCCCTACTTCGTCATGGAACTGGTGCGGGGCGTGCCGGTGACCGAGTACTGCGACGCAGCGCGGCTTACGACCGATGAGCGGTTGGCGCTGTTCATCGACATCTGCCGGGCCGTGCAGCACGCCCATCAGAAGGGAATCATCCACCGCGACCTGAAGCCGACGAACGTGCTGGTCACGATGCACGACGACAAGGCGGTGCCGAAGGTCATCGACTTCGGCATCGCGAAGGCGCTCAGCCGGCAGTTGACTGACCGCACGTTGTTCACCGGCTACCAGCAGATGCTGGGGACGCCGTTGTACATGTCGCCCGAGCAGGCGCAGATGAGCGGGATCGACGTGGATACCCGCAGCGACGTCTATTCGCTGGGAGTGATGCTGTATGAACTTCTGACGGGGACGACGCCCTTCGACCGCGCGTCGCTGAAGAACGCCAGCTACGACGACCTGCGGCGGATGATCCTCGAACGGGAGCCGCCGCGGCCCAGCGCCCGCGTGACGACCCTCGATGCCGCCGCGCGCTCGACGATCGCCGACTGCCGCCGGATCGATCAGCGGAGGTTCAGCGACGAGCTCCGCGGCGAACTCGACTGGATCGTGATCAAAGCGCTGGAAAAGGACCGCACCCGGCGGTACCAGTCGGCGACGGCGCTCGCGGAGGATGTCGGCCGGTATCTGAGCCATCAACCGGTCGAAGCGTGCCCGCCCTCGGCAGGATACCGGTTTCGCAAGTTTGCGCATCGCAACCGGGCCCTGCTGGCCACGTCGGCGATTGTCTCGATCGCAATGCTGCTGGGAACCGCAGCGACCGGATGGCAGGCTTACCGCGCCGTCATTGCCGAGGGCGCGGCCGAGACCAGATCGAGGCAGCTGACTCAGGCCAACGCGGAGCTGATGACGGCCAATTCCGAACTGACGCTCGCGAAGGAGCGGATCGAACGGCAGGCCAGCGACCGGCAGGCGTCGCTCGTTTCGACGCTCCTGGAAAAGGGGATCAGCCAGTATCGAGAGGGGCGGATTGAAGGGCTGTTGACGCTGCTGGAAGCCCGCCGGGCCGCGAGCGGCGCCGCGAACCTCGAACGGCAGTCCGCGGAGATTCTCAGCGTCGCATCGTTCCTGCTTCCGGGGTCGGTTGAAGATGTGCTCTCCGAGCCGTTGGCCAGCGCGATCAGCGACGACGGCCGGCTCATCGCCTGGTGTGACGCCAGACAGGTCCATCTGAAGGATGTCGAGACGGGTGTGGAACGGCGGCTGGAAGTGGATGCCGAAGGGCTGGCCATCGCTGAGAAGTCGCACGGCGACCACCACGACGTCCTGGGGATGGCGTTCACCGCCGATGGACGATTTCTGGCCCTGAATAATCCTGAACAAGGCGTCGTCCGAGTCTGGGATCTGACGCGCCCGGACCGGCGGCCGATGAGCAGATCGCATCCGTCGAGTGACCTTGAGACCGATCGCAGCCCGATTATTTACGGTGAGCGATCGCTGGCGTTCACACCGGACAGCAGCCGCCTCGTCACCATCGATCGCCGTGGTGTGATGTGCCTGTGGGGGCTCGGTGAAGGTGACGAGCAGTCACCTGCAATGACATTTGATTCCCACCTGACGAGCGTGGAAGTGTCCCCCACTGGTCGGTACGTCGCGGTTTGTGAATCGGACGAGAATCAGCCGGATGCGCGTCCCCGGAGGATCCACCGGGTCGATCTGGAACAATGGGGACAGGTTGATCAGTGGATCACGGGCGAGCGCACGCTCAAGTTCGCTGACGCTCAGTTCGTGGACGATGGTGACCAGATTCTGACATTTGACCCGGACTTCATTTCCCGTTGGGATCTCATGCAGCAGAAACGGATGTATCGAATCCGCATGCCCGCATACTGTGAGGATATTGCCGTCTCGCGGAGTCGGAACCGATTTGCTGCCGGGCTCCGCGATGGCACCGCGCTACTGGCGGAGCTCTCCACCGGTGCACCGCTCGATACGCGTCTGGAGCATGGCGGCGGAGGCGTGCGACGGGTTCGCTTCAGCCCCGGCGAAGACTGGGCGGCGACAGCCGGACACGACGGGACCGTGCAATTCTGGAGTCTGCACCAGAAGGCGCCGCGTCGCGTCGCCCTCTGGCCGCAGTTCGGAACCGTGGATCAGCTGCACGCGGCGAAAGACAGCGGCCTGTTGCTCTCAAAGGCGCGGACCCGCGATGGCAGCCAATCTGCCGAGGTGGTTGTGAGGCGGTTTCCCGAAGACTGTTCTCAATCTGTCGCCGAACGACCTCCGCGCACTTCGGGATTCGTGCCCGACAAGGAGTTTGAACGGTTTCTGACCTTCAATCGGGAGTTGACCGAAGTGCAGATCGTGTCACGCGACCCGATGGCAATCCGGACGGGGCCACGCGTCGTGCAAAGTGAAGGCCGGTTCTGGTCCTGCCAGTTCCATCCGGATGGCAGGCACATTCTGGTCTGCGAAGAAGATGTTCCGGGCCCCTCCGGGACCATTACCCTCCGGATGTGGGACCTGACGACAGAGCAGTATACGGGCTTTGAGTACACGCTGACTGGCAACGAGGCGAAAATCGGCGCCTTCATCAATGAGCGCGAATGTCTGTACTGTCCGATCAGTTGGGCGGTCCAGGTCATCGATTCGTCGAGCGGCAAGATCGTGCGGGAGATCAACCTGCAAGGACGCGGACAGGGAACGAGCGTCTGTCCTGCTCGCACTGAGTTCTGTGTCGGCGAATCCAGCGGCCAGGTTCGCTTCTATCATCTGACGACCCTCGAACCCTCAATGCCCTCTCTCAAGTTGCCCGGACCTGTCAGCAGCGTCTGCTACAGCTCCGACGGGCAGTGGCTGGCGACGGTGTGCTCGCTCCGCACCCATTCGGAACTCTCATTCTGGAACCTGGGGGGCAAAGTTCCTCAGGGCCCGATCGTCATGCAGACGCCTTACTCCGGCGGGACAATCTACCCCTGGGGAGAGCGTCGCTTCGTCTTCGCGGCCGGAGACGAGATTCGGACGATCGAACTTCCTGCAGCTCAGCAGGACCTGGAGTCGAGCGAACTGGCAACCTGGGTTGCGACCGGCCTCCGTCAGGAGCCGACCGGCGAAGTGCGCTTGATTTCGAGCCTCGAATACCGGGCGCTTCGCAAGCGGTGGAATGAGATACGCAAGAGCGCGATAGTCTCTCGCCACGCTGACGGCGAGCTGAATGGCAACAGCCCTGCTCGATGA
- a CDS encoding SGNH/GDSL hydrolase family protein, which translates to MAVAALFAFGDRARQAGFKVLVLTVLPAGDGVGIVPADYTARTLAINDRLRSEWQDHFDAFADVAVHPALMDPMNTTTYDAEDRLHLTADGARAVAGPLGELAR; encoded by the coding sequence ATGGCCGTCGCCGCTCTGTTCGCCTTTGGGGACCGGGCGCGCCAGGCCGGATTCAAGGTGCTCGTCCTGACTGTCCTTCCGGCGGGCGACGGTGTTGGCATCGTCCCAGCCGATTACACCGCAAGGACTCTCGCCATCAACGACCGGCTCCGCAGCGAGTGGCAGGACCACTTCGACGCCTTCGCCGACGTGGCTGTCCATCCCGCGCTGATGGACCCAATGAACACGACGACCTACGACGCCGAAGACCGGCTGCATCTGACGGCGGACGGCGCGCGGGCGGTTGCTGGGCCACTCGGCGAGCTTGCGAGGTAA